In Tubulanus polymorphus chromosome 8, tnTubPoly1.2, whole genome shotgun sequence, one genomic interval encodes:
- the LOC141909582 gene encoding 60S ribosomal export protein NMD3-like: MEALEIVGDQHVGYILCCECGVQIEPNPANMCVACLRSQVDITEGIPKQMALHFCRNCERYHQPPAAWVPAALESRELLSICLKKLKGLSKVRLIDASFVWTEPHSKRIKVKLTIQKEVNNGAILQQTFIVEYIVSNQMCDDCHRVEAKDYWKAVVQVRQKTAHKKTLFYLEQLILKHKAHTNTTSIKTLTDGMDFFYANKQDARKFTDFLLAVVPCRYQTSQQLISHDQRSNLYNYKYTYSVEIVPVCKDEIVCLPAKLAQQLGNLGRIAVCNRVTQTIHLIDPNTCQIAEVNSNVFWRSPFTVICGPKQLVEYLVMQVDIIGDKHLASGHGRESVKHVLADVYVVKASEVGVEEPKHCRTHLGHLLLAGDSVLGFDLSNANVNDANLDKMKQEQIPDVVLIKKVYGDNTRRMRRRRWKLKHLNRDIDDGSSIQRDYNDFLNDLEEDVDYRQNVDIYLDREKVAVETDDSEYGDEAPKISLQEMLDDLHISNDATGGEGDDMIE; the protein is encoded by the exons ATGGAGGCGCTGGAAATTGTTGGCGATCAACATGTGGGATATAT CTTGTGTTGCGAGTGTGGAGTTCAAATTGAACCGAACCCTGCGAACATGTGTGTGGCGTGTTTACGCTCACAGGTCGACATCACTGAAGGAATACCGAAACAGATGGCGCTTCATTTCTGCAGGAACTGTGAAAG ATATCACCAGCCTCCGGCCGCTTGGGTTCCTGCAGCTCTTGAGTCAAGGGAATTGTTGTCAATTTGTCTGAAAAAGTTGAAAGGTTTGAGTAAAGTGCGACTGATCGACGCCTCGTTCGTGTGGACAGAACCGCATTCGAAACGTATCAAAGTGAAGTTAACCATTCAGAAAGAG GTGAATAACGGTGCTATTTTACAACAGACGTTTATCGTCGAGTATATCGTCAGTAATCAGATGTGCGACGACTGTCATCGCGTCGAAGCCAAAGATTACTGGAAGGCTGTTGTCCAAGTTCGACAAAAG ACGGCGCATAAGAAGACATTATTTTACTTGGAACAGTTGATATTGAAGCATAAAGCCCACACCAATACAACTAGTATCAAAACACTGACAG ATGGAATGGATTTCTTCTACGCGAATAAACAAGACGCTCGAAAGTTCACGGATTTTCTGCTGGCCGTCGTACCGTGTCGATACCAGACGTCACAACAGTTAATATCGCACGATCAAAGGAGTAATTTGTACAACTACAAATATACTTACTCGGTCGAAATAGTTCCCGTGTGTAAG GATGAAATCGTGTGTCTTCCGGCGAAACTAGCTCAGCAACTCGGTAATCTAGGTCGAATAGCCGTCTGTAACCGAGTGACGCAAACAATTCATCTAATCGACCCGAATACCTGTCAGA TTGCCGAGGTGAATAGTAACGTGTTTTGGCGTTCGCCTTTCACGGTGATTTGCGGTCCGAAACAACTAGTCGAATACCTGGTCATGCAAGTCGATATCATCGGTGATAAACACCTCGCTAGCGGACACGGTCGCGAATCTGTCAAG CATGTATTGGCTGACGTGTATGTTGTGAAGGCCAGTGAAGTCGGGGTTGAAGAGCCTAAACATTGCCGTACTCATCTTGGACATTTACTGCTAGCCGGTGATTCCGTTCTGGG GTTTGATTTGTCGAATGCTAACGTCAACGACGCGAACTTGGACAAAATGAAACAGGAGCAAATTCCCGACGTGGTCCTCATCAAGAAAGTCTACGGCGACAACACGCGTCGTATGCGTCGACGTCGCTGGAAACTGAAACATTTAAATCGCGACATCGACGACGGAAGCAGCATTCAACG GGATTACAACGATTTCTTGAACGACCTGGAAGAGGACGTGGACTACAGACAAAACGTTGATATCTATTTGG ATCGCGAAAAAGTTGCAGTTGAAACGGACGATTCGGAATACGGCGATGAAGCCCCGAAAATCAGTTTACAAGAGATGTTAGACGACCTTCACATTAGCAATGATGCCACCGGGGGCGAAGGTGACGATATGATCGAGTGA
- the LOC141910232 gene encoding tubulin alpha-2/alpha-4 chain-like isoform X2, whose protein sequence is MGNACWELYCLEHGIQPDGRMPSDKTIGGGDDSFNTFFSETGAGKHVPRAVFVDLEPTVVDEVRTGTYRQLFHPEQLITGKEDAANNYARGHYTIGKELVDLVLDRIRKLADQCTGLQGFLIFHSFGGGTGSGFTSLLMERLSVDYGKKSKLEFAVYPAPQISTAVVEPYNSILTTHTTLEHSDCAFMVDNEAIYDICRRNLDIERPSYTNLNRLIGQIVSSITASLRFDGALNVDLTEFQTNLVPYPRIHFPLATYAPVISAEKAYHEQLTVAEITNACFEPSNQLVKCDPRHGKYMACCMLYRGDVVPKDVNAAIATIKTKRTIQFVDWCPTGFKVGINYQPPTVVPGGDLAKVQRAVCMLSNTTAIAEAWARLDHKFDLMYAKRAFVHWYVGEGMEEGEFSEAREDLAALEKDYEEVGVDSTEDGEEDELDEEY, encoded by the exons ATGGGCAATGCCTGTTGGGAGCTGTATTGTCTGGAGCACGGTATCCAGCCCGATGGTCGAATGCCCAGCGATAAAACTATCGGAGGCGGCGACGACAGTTTCAACACGTTCTTCAGCGAAACCGGCGCCGGTAAACACGTGCCCCGAGCCGTGTTCGTCGACCTGGAACCAACCGTAGTCG ATGAGGTCCGTACTGGAACCTACCGTCAACTGTTCCACCCCGAACAACTGATCACCGGTAAAGAAGATGCCGCCAATAACTACGCTCGTGGTCACTACACGATTGGTAAAGAGCTTGTCGACCTGGTTCTCGACCGAATCAGAAAGTTAGCCGACCAATGTACCGGTCTCCAGGGTTTCCTGATCTTCCACTCGTTCGGCGGAGGTACCGGGTCCGGTTTTACCTCCCTGTTGATGGAACGACTGTCCGTCGATTATGGAAAGAAATCCAAACTCGAGTTCGCCGTTTACCCAGCCCCACAGATTTCAACAGCCGTCGTCGAGCCGTACAACTCCATCTTGACCACGCATACCACTCTGGAGCACTCCGACTGCGCATTCATGGTCGACAACGAAGCCATCTACGATATCTGTCGTCGTAACTTGGACATCGAAAGACCTTCTTACACAAACCTGAATCGTCTTATTGGTCAGATAGTCAGCTCTATCACCGCTTCTCTTCGTTTCGATGGTGCTTTGAACGTCGATTTGACCGAGTTCCAGACGAATTTGGTACCGTACCCGCGAATTCACTTCCCTCTGGCCACCTACGCCCCGGTCATCTCCGCTGAGAAAGCTTACCACGAGCAGTTGACCGTTGCTGAAATCACCAACGCTTGTTTCGAGCCGTCAAATCAACTTGTAAAATGCGACCCACGTCACGGTAAATACATGGCCTGTTGTATGCTGTACCGCGGAGATGTCGTCCCCAAAGACGTCAACGCCGCCATCGCCACCATCAAGACCAAGAGAACCATCCAGTTCGTCGATTGGTGTCCGACCGGTTTCAAAGTCGGTATCAACTACCAGCCGCCGACTGTCGTACCGGGAGGTGATCTGGCTAAGGTACAGAGAGCCGTCTGCATGTTGAGTAACACGACCGCTATCGCTGAAGCCTGGGCTCGTCTCGATCACAAGTTCGATCTGATGTACGCCAAACGCGCGTTCGTTCACTGGTACGTCGGCGAGGGTATGGAAGAGGGCGAGTTCTCCGAGGCTCGCGAAGATTTGGCCGCGTTGGAGAAAGATTACGAAGAAGTTGGCGTCGACTCGACGGAAGACGGCGAAGAAGATGAACTCGACGAAGAATATTGA
- the LOC141909700 gene encoding serine/threonine/tyrosine-interacting-like protein 1 produces the protein MEGLELIEPTELYNILNQSTEYPCVSDQNYLLLLDARSKCEFNESHVITSKKSPEDDEGNFIVPYNAELECKEHVIVYDGNTQSVEEPSRAVRSASIMFNNGSKNNVKILRGGYEEFSALYPFLRTQETIYMPQELEDFKTYPIEIIPGLLYLGNKRQGSAPYIFKDVKIKCAINCTMNEAEDVAPENPDVIDVPVTDCAEADISKYFEKACRVIDNYKNRDQVVLVYSDLGISRSVAIILAYLIHTYNYPLDAAYKHVQQCGMTVRPNRGFIQQLSKWEETKFGECVTDISDPRL, from the coding sequence ATGGAAGGGTTGGAGCTCATAGAACCGACTGAACTTTACAACATTCTCAATCAATCGACCGAATATCCGTGCGTTAGTGATCAAAACTATCTACTGCTATTGGACGCTCGGTCGAAGTGCGAATTCAACGAAAGCCACGTTATCACTTCGAAAAAGTCGCCCGAAGACGACGAAGGGAATTTTATCGTGCCGTACAATGCTGAACTGGAATGTAAAGAGCATGTCATTGTGTACGACGGCAACACGCAGTCGGTTGAAGAGCCAAGTCGAGCCGTTCGAAGCGCCTCGATCATGTTCAACAACGGCAGCAAGAACAACGTGAAAATACTCCGCGGCGGTTACGAAGAATTTTCGGCGCTGTATCCGTTCTTGCGCACGCAGGAGACCATCTACATGCCGCAGGAACTGGAAGATTTCAAAACCTACCCGATAGAAATTATACCCGGTTTGCTTTATCTGGGCAACAAGCGCCAAGGCAGCGCTCCTTACATTTTCAAAGACGTTAAAATTAAGTGCGCCATCAACTGTACGATGAACGAAGCCGAAGACGTTGCTCCAGAGAATCCGGACGTTATAGACGTTCCGGTGACTGATTGCGCGGAGGCTGATATTTCGAAATACTTCGAAAAAGCTTGCCGCGTAATAGACAATTACAAGAACAGGGACCAAGTGGTTTTGGTGTATTCGGATTTAGGAATAAGTCGTAGCGTGGCTATCATTTTGGCGTATTTGATTCATACTTATAATTATCCGTTGGATGCGGCTTATAAGCACGTCCAGCAGTGCGGAATGACCGTGCGTCCGAATCGAGGATTTATTCAACAATTGTCTAAATGGGAAGAAACTAAATTCGGGGAATGCGTAACGGATATCAGTGATCCAAGATTGTAA
- the LOC141910232 gene encoding tubulin alpha-2/alpha-4 chain-like isoform X1: MRECISIHVGQAGVQMGNACWELYCLEHGIQPDGRMPSDKTIGGGDDSFNTFFSETGAGKHVPRAVFVDLEPTVVDEVRTGTYRQLFHPEQLITGKEDAANNYARGHYTIGKELVDLVLDRIRKLADQCTGLQGFLIFHSFGGGTGSGFTSLLMERLSVDYGKKSKLEFAVYPAPQISTAVVEPYNSILTTHTTLEHSDCAFMVDNEAIYDICRRNLDIERPSYTNLNRLIGQIVSSITASLRFDGALNVDLTEFQTNLVPYPRIHFPLATYAPVISAEKAYHEQLTVAEITNACFEPSNQLVKCDPRHGKYMACCMLYRGDVVPKDVNAAIATIKTKRTIQFVDWCPTGFKVGINYQPPTVVPGGDLAKVQRAVCMLSNTTAIAEAWARLDHKFDLMYAKRAFVHWYVGEGMEEGEFSEAREDLAALEKDYEEVGVDSTEDGEEDELDEEY, encoded by the exons ATG CGTGAATGTATCTCCATCCATGTCGGACAGGCCGGTGTACAGATGGGCAATGCCTGTTGGGAGCTGTATTGTCTGGAGCACGGTATCCAGCCCGATGGTCGAATGCCCAGCGATAAAACTATCGGAGGCGGCGACGACAGTTTCAACACGTTCTTCAGCGAAACCGGCGCCGGTAAACACGTGCCCCGAGCCGTGTTCGTCGACCTGGAACCAACCGTAGTCG ATGAGGTCCGTACTGGAACCTACCGTCAACTGTTCCACCCCGAACAACTGATCACCGGTAAAGAAGATGCCGCCAATAACTACGCTCGTGGTCACTACACGATTGGTAAAGAGCTTGTCGACCTGGTTCTCGACCGAATCAGAAAGTTAGCCGACCAATGTACCGGTCTCCAGGGTTTCCTGATCTTCCACTCGTTCGGCGGAGGTACCGGGTCCGGTTTTACCTCCCTGTTGATGGAACGACTGTCCGTCGATTATGGAAAGAAATCCAAACTCGAGTTCGCCGTTTACCCAGCCCCACAGATTTCAACAGCCGTCGTCGAGCCGTACAACTCCATCTTGACCACGCATACCACTCTGGAGCACTCCGACTGCGCATTCATGGTCGACAACGAAGCCATCTACGATATCTGTCGTCGTAACTTGGACATCGAAAGACCTTCTTACACAAACCTGAATCGTCTTATTGGTCAGATAGTCAGCTCTATCACCGCTTCTCTTCGTTTCGATGGTGCTTTGAACGTCGATTTGACCGAGTTCCAGACGAATTTGGTACCGTACCCGCGAATTCACTTCCCTCTGGCCACCTACGCCCCGGTCATCTCCGCTGAGAAAGCTTACCACGAGCAGTTGACCGTTGCTGAAATCACCAACGCTTGTTTCGAGCCGTCAAATCAACTTGTAAAATGCGACCCACGTCACGGTAAATACATGGCCTGTTGTATGCTGTACCGCGGAGATGTCGTCCCCAAAGACGTCAACGCCGCCATCGCCACCATCAAGACCAAGAGAACCATCCAGTTCGTCGATTGGTGTCCGACCGGTTTCAAAGTCGGTATCAACTACCAGCCGCCGACTGTCGTACCGGGAGGTGATCTGGCTAAGGTACAGAGAGCCGTCTGCATGTTGAGTAACACGACCGCTATCGCTGAAGCCTGGGCTCGTCTCGATCACAAGTTCGATCTGATGTACGCCAAACGCGCGTTCGTTCACTGGTACGTCGGCGAGGGTATGGAAGAGGGCGAGTTCTCCGAGGCTCGCGAAGATTTGGCCGCGTTGGAGAAAGATTACGAAGAAGTTGGCGTCGACTCGACGGAAGACGGCGAAGAAGATGAACTCGACGAAGAATATTGA
- the LOC141910384 gene encoding neo-calmodulin-like, producing the protein MGNFASANRKENHYDENNMKKLREAFNRFDKDGDGKISIEELKSLMKTLGHDPTDEELQKFMSAFDKDGNNSIEFKEFIDMMLRRERAQPEDIKEMQQAFNVFDKDGDGYITAEELKSVLGGLGEKLSDSDVQEMMKEADLDRDGKINYEEFSLMLCSSKIFK; encoded by the exons ATGGGTAATTTTGCGAGCGCGAACAGAAAG GAAAATCACTACGACGAGAACAACATGAAGA AGTTGAGAGAAGCGTTCAACAGGTTTGACAAAGATGGCGATGGCAAGATCAGCATCGAAGAACTGAAATCGCTGATGAAGACGTTAGGCCACGATCCAACCGACGAGGAGCTACAGAAGTTTATGTCCGCTTTCGATAAAGATG GAAACAATTCGATTGAATTCAAAGAGTTCATCGACATGATGCTCAGACGGGAACGAGCGCAACCCGAGGATATCAAAGAAATGCAACAGGCTTTTAACGTATTCGACAAAGACGGAGACGGTTACATCACGGCGGAGGAGTTGAAATCAGTGCTCGGCGGTCTCGGAGAGAAGCTGTCCGACTCAGACGTGCAAGAGATGATGAAAGAAGCTGACTTGGATAGAGATGGGAAAATTAACTACGAAG aattttctttgaTGCTGTGCTCGAGcaagatattcaaataa